The following nucleotide sequence is from Pseudobutyrivibrio ruminis HUN009.
AGAAGTCAATGCCATCAGGTGCGGAGATTTGTTAATATGATTTTTGAGACACATGCTCATTATGATGATGAGAAGTTCGACGAGGATAGAGTCGAACTTCTTTCTCATTTATTGAGGGAAAACAATATCGGTAATATTGTAAATGTAGGTGCAACCTTTAGAGGTTGTAAGGACAGTATAAAACTGGCTGAGGAGTATGATAATGTATACGCAGCTATAGGAATACATCCAGAGGAAATAGATGAAATAAACGAAGATGTCATCAATTGGATCAGGGAAAATTCATCAAATCCAAAGGTTGTTGCAATAGGTGAAATCGGCCTTGATTATTACTGGGTGAAGGAGCCAGAGCAAAGAGCAAAACAGCGTCTTTGGTTCGATAGACAAATGGATTTGGCTTTAGAGTTAAATTTACCAGTAATTATTCACTCTAGAGATGCGGCAGAAGACACTTTAAACACAATTATTAGGTATAATACACAAGGACTAAAAGGTATTGTTCATTGTTATTCATATTCCAAGGAAATAGCCATGGAATATGTGAAAATGGGATGGTATATTGGTGTTGGAGGAGTAGTCACTTTCAAAAACGGAAGAAAGCTTGTAGAGACAGTGGAGGCTATTCCAATCGAAAACATAGTTCTTGAGACAGATTGTCCTTACATGGCACCAGTTCCACATAGAGGTGAGCGTAACAGTTCAATCTATCTTAGCCATGTGGCAGAAAAGGTTGCAGAGATAAAGGGACTTACTGTAAAAGAAGTAGAAGATACTACCTATGAAAACGCCCTTAGGGTGTATACTAAAAGTAAAAGGAAATAAACATGGCATATTTAAGTAATCCAACATATACGCGAGCTGTTTTGGAAGCTCATGGATTCTCATTTCAAAAGAAATATGGACAGAACTTTCTTATTGATGGCAATGTCCTTGATAATATCATTGATGCAGCAGGCATTACAAAGGACGATTTTGTTCTAGAAATCGGCCCTGGTATAGGAACAATGACACAGCGTCTTTGCGAGGAAGCAAGGGAAGTTGTGGCAGTGGAAATCGATAAAACACTCATCCCAATTTTGGATGATACACTATCTACATACAAGAATTGGACAGTTATCAATCAAGAT
It contains:
- a CDS encoding TatD family hydrolase — encoded protein: MIFETHAHYDDEKFDEDRVELLSHLLRENNIGNIVNVGATFRGCKDSIKLAEEYDNVYAAIGIHPEEIDEINEDVINWIRENSSNPKVVAIGEIGLDYYWVKEPEQRAKQRLWFDRQMDLALELNLPVIIHSRDAAEDTLNTIIRYNTQGLKGIVHCYSYSKEIAMEYVKMGWYIGVGGVVTFKNGRKLVETVEAIPIENIVLETDCPYMAPVPHRGERNSSIYLSHVAEKVAEIKGLTVKEVEDTTYENALRVYTKSKRK